A region of Sulfurimonas sp. DNA encodes the following proteins:
- a CDS encoding YraN family protein produces MSRAKGNVAEDKAYKFLDENGFMIVERNFYSRFGEIDIIASKDEVLHFIEVKSGLDYESAIQNITPSKLRKFIKTLNVYMKKNALDVDFSVDAIVITPENIELVENITF; encoded by the coding sequence ATGAGTCGAGCCAAAGGAAATGTAGCAGAAGACAAAGCTTATAAGTTCCTTGATGAAAATGGCTTTATGATTGTAGAGCGAAATTTTTACTCTCGTTTTGGCGAGATAGATATTATCGCATCTAAAGATGAAGTCCTCCACTTTATTGAAGTAAAAAGTGGACTTGATTATGAGTCTGCTATCCAAAACATCACTCCTTCAAAACTTCGTAAATTTATAAAAACTCTAAATGTTTACATGAAAAAGAATGCTCTTGATGTTGATTTTAGTGTAGATGCTATTGTTATAACTCCTGAAAATATTGAGCTTGTAGAAAATATAACTTTTTAA
- a CDS encoding histidine kinase dimerization/phosphoacceptor domain -containing protein, producing the protein MKNDIYLDIKLKKKYIYIFICISFLLLLSKYLYLDNSIEKNINLFLIFSILLFVVLAPIYMLFRDIKLKSEINKELLDIEEKNRLVPFEIAMDYSQEAIHWFTKDGKYIYVNNATCEMDGYSKEEFKNMYLNEIDKNFKKEDVMALMQEIIDTPNWSITSTHTRKDGKVITLDITGDGFRYNNKDYICAFARNITKKVEYEKNISIVNNKLKKSLKEKEILLKEIHHRVKNNMEIINSILNIQVRRAKNVEFTSIINEAQSRIHTMALVHEYLYLGYDLSSINIKLYITKLLSDIKSSYYEEGKDITIDLNIDLFYMSMDKSIQIGMVINEICINSFKYAFKENTLNLLCIHLVKSEDHIILKIRDNGDGLENLDILNKSGSIGMQLIKSIVEDQLNGELLHRNNNGLEFIITFTVEGDKDE; encoded by the coding sequence TTGAAAAACGATATATATTTAGATATTAAATTAAAAAAAAAGTATATATATATATTTATTTGTATAAGCTTTTTATTATTACTAAGTAAATATTTATACCTAGACAATAGTATAGAAAAAAATATAAATTTATTTTTAATTTTTTCTATACTGTTATTTGTAGTTCTTGCGCCAATCTACATGCTTTTTAGAGATATTAAACTAAAATCAGAAATAAATAAAGAATTATTGGATATAGAGGAAAAAAATAGACTAGTTCCATTTGAGATAGCTATGGATTACTCTCAAGAAGCTATTCATTGGTTTACAAAAGATGGAAAATATATCTATGTAAATAATGCAACTTGTGAAATGGATGGATATTCTAAAGAAGAATTTAAAAATATGTATCTTAATGAGATTGACAAGAATTTTAAAAAAGAAGATGTGATGGCACTGATGCAAGAGATAATAGACACTCCCAATTGGTCAATAACATCTACACATACAAGAAAAGATGGAAAAGTAATCACATTAGATATTACTGGGGATGGATTCAGATATAATAATAAAGACTATATCTGTGCTTTTGCAAGAAATATAACAAAAAAAGTAGAGTATGAGAAAAATATATCAATCGTCAACAATAAGTTAAAAAAATCACTTAAAGAAAAAGAAATATTATTAAAAGAGATACACCATAGAGTAAAAAATAATATGGAAATAATTAATTCTATACTTAATATACAAGTAAGAAGAGCAAAAAATGTTGAATTTACCAGTATAATTAATGAGGCTCAAAGTAGAATTCACACAATGGCTTTAGTTCATGAATATCTATATTTAGGATATGACCTCTCTTCTATTAACATTAAGTTATATATTACAAAACTATTATCAGATATAAAATCTTCATATTATGAAGAAGGCAAAGATATAACAATAGATTTAAATATTGATTTATTTTACATGTCAATGGATAAATCTATACAGATAGGTATGGTTATAAATGAGATTTGTATAAATTCTTTTAAGTACGCTTTTAAAGAGAATACTCTAAATTTACTGTGCATACATCTAGTTAAATCAGAAGACCATATAATTCTTAAGATTAGAGATAATGGAGATGGCTTAGAAAATTTAGACATATTAAACAAGAGTGGTTCTATAGGGATGCAGTTGATTAAGTCAATAGTTGAAGATCAATTAAATGGAGAACTATTACATAGAAACAACAATGGCTTGGAGTTTATAATTACATTTACAGTAGAAGGAGATAAAGATGAGTAA
- a CDS encoding DNA-binding response regulator, producing the protein MSKIKIIIVEDEPIIALNLKESLEDLNYNVCGIASNKCKLMKIIDKKIIPDIILMDINLKSKFNGIEIAKEFKISHPFVPIIFLTANSNISIIEDVTDTVSYGYIIKPYKLHNLQASIELSIKKIKKLKNSEDIKKVELFSPYVYDKEKRILLENNKEIKLTKNETLLIEILCKNKYVYISQEFIENTIWENHPAGMNAFRSLIFRLRNKIDEDLIINQKGFGYKIRLD; encoded by the coding sequence ATGAGTAAAATAAAAATTATTATTGTAGAGGATGAACCAATAATTGCCTTAAACCTTAAAGAATCATTGGAAGACTTAAATTACAATGTTTGTGGAATAGCTTCTAATAAATGTAAACTAATGAAAATAATAGATAAAAAAATAATTCCAGATATAATTTTAATGGATATTAATTTAAAATCAAAATTTAATGGTATCGAAATAGCAAAGGAATTTAAAATCAGTCATCCTTTTGTCCCTATAATATTTCTAACAGCAAACTCCAATATTAGTATAATAGAAGATGTAACAGATACTGTTTCGTATGGGTATATCATAAAACCATATAAATTACACAATCTTCAAGCCTCCATAGAATTATCAATAAAAAAAATTAAAAAATTAAAAAATAGTGAAGATATCAAAAAAGTTGAGCTTTTTTCTCCATATGTATATGATAAAGAGAAAAGAATCTTGCTTGAAAATAATAAAGAGATTAAATTAACAAAAAATGAAACTCTCTTGATTGAAATATTGTGCAAAAATAAGTATGTATATATTTCTCAAGAGTTTATAGAAAATACTATTTGGGAAAATCATCCAGCTGGGATGAATGCTTTTAGATCCTTGATTTTTAGATTAAGAAATAAAATAGATGAAGATTTAATCATAAATCAAAAGGGATTTGGATACAAAATAAGATTAGATTAA
- a CDS encoding phenol hydroxylase subunit encodes MNELMPGNKKFIKVENINSNGFVEFIFAIDYVTTNVEFILPYKAFIEFCQINKVSFVNEDEEEEMKNDDILWKYGTEEFRN; translated from the coding sequence ATGAATGAGTTGATGCCTGGAAATAAAAAATTCATTAAAGTTGAAAATATTAACAGTAATGGATTTGTTGAGTTCATTTTTGCTATTGATTATGTTACAACTAATGTAGAATTTATTTTACCTTACAAAGCTTTTATTGAGTTTTGTCAAATAAATAAAGTTTCATTTGTGAATGAAGATGAAGAGGAAGAAATGAAAAATGATGACATACTATGGAAGTATGGAACCGAAGAATTCAGAAATTAA
- a CDS encoding MmoB/DmpM family protein, whose translation MSIALLIMQDTEDGRAIVRSIQKDNSDVKVTNKPAMIQIEREKEIVVKASTVSEELGREWDVEELQIELVSLGGQINETDDEITVYWDN comes from the coding sequence ATGAGTATAGCACTATTAATTATGCAGGACACAGAAGATGGTAGAGCGATTGTTAGATCAATTCAAAAAGACAATTCTGATGTAAAAGTTACAAATAAACCAGCGATGATTCAAATTGAGAGAGAAAAGGAGATTGTTGTAAAAGCATCTACTGTTTCTGAAGAGTTGGGTAGAGAGTGGGATGTTGAAGAGCTACAAATTGAACTTGTTTCTTTAGGTGGACAGATAAATGAAACAGATGATGAAATCACTGTTTATTGGGATAACTAA